One region of Tamandua tetradactyla isolate mTamTet1 chromosome 6, mTamTet1.pri, whole genome shotgun sequence genomic DNA includes:
- the NPEPPS gene encoding puromycin-sensitive aminopeptidase isoform X3, with product MKGFYRSKYTTPSGEVRYAAVTQFEATDARRAFPCWDEPAIKATFDISLVVPKDRVALSNMNVIDRKPYPDDENLVEVKFARTPVMSTYLVAFVVGEYDFVETRSKDGVCVRVYTPVGKAEQGKFALEVAAKTLPFYKDYFNVPYPLPKIDLIAIADFAAGAMENWGLVTYRETALLIDPKNSCSSSRQWVALVVGHELAHQWFGNLVTMEWWTHLWLNEGFASWIEYLCVDHCFPEYDIWTQFVSADYTRAQELDALDNSHPIEVSVGHPAEVDEIFDAISYSKGASVIRMLHDYIGDKDFKKGMNMYLTKFQQKNAATEDLWESLENASGKPIAAVMNTWTKQMGFPLIYVEAEQVEDDRLLRLSQRKFCASGPYVGEDCPQWMVPITISTGEDPHQAKLKILMDKPEMNVILKNVKPDQWVKLNLGTVGFYRTQYSSTMLQSLLPGIRDLSLPPVDRLGLQNDLFSLARAGIISTVEVLKVMEAFVNEPNYTVWSDLSCNLGILSTLLSHTDFYEEIQEFVKDVFSPIGERLGWDPKSGEGHLDALLRGLVLGKLGKAGHKATLEEARRRFKDHVEGKQILSADLRSPVYLTVLKHGDSTTLDIMLKLHKQADMQEEKNRIERVLGATPLPELIQKVLTFALSEEVRPQDTVSVIGGVAGGSKHGRKAAWKFIKDNWEELYNRYQGGFLISRLIKLSVEGFAVDKMAGEVKAFFESHPAPSAERTIQQCCENILLNAAWLKRDAESIHQYLLQRKASPPTV from the exons aatgtaatTGACCGGAAACCGTATCCCGATGATGAAAATTTAGTGGAAGTGAAGTTTGCCCGCACACCTGTCATGTCTACATATCTGGTGGCATTTGTTGTGGGTGAATATGACTTTGTAGAAACAAGGTCAAAAGATGGTGTGTGTGTTCGTGTTTACACCCCTGTTGGCAAAGCAGAGCAAGGAAAATTTGCGTTAGAG GTTGCTGCTAAAACCCTGCCTTTTTATAAGGACTACTTCAATGTTCCTTATCCTCTACCTAAAATTGATCTCATTGCTATTGCAGACTTTGCAGCTG gtGCCATGGAGAACTGGGGCCTTGTTACTTATAG GGAGACTGCATTGCTTATTGATCCCAAAAATTCCTGTTCTTCATCACGCCAGTGGGTTGCTCTGGTTGTAGGACATGAACTCGCCCATCAATGGTTTGGAAATCTTGTTACtatg GAATGGTGGACTCATCTTTGGTTAAATGAAGGTTTTGCTTCCTGGATTGAATATCTGTGTGTAGACCACTGCTTCCCAGAATATGATATCTGGACTCAGTTTGTTTCTGCTGATTATACACGTGCCCAGGAACTTGATGCCTTAGATAACAGTCATCCTATTGAA GTCAGTGTGGGCCATCCTGCTGAGGTTGATGAGATATTTGATGCTATATCATATAGCAAAGGTGCATCTGTCATCCGAATGCTACATGACTACATTGGGGATAAG GACTTTAAGAAAGGAATGAATATGTATTTAaccaagtttcaacaaaagaaTGCTGCCACAG AGGATCTCTGGGAAAGTTTAGAAAATGCTAGTGGTAAACCTATAGCAGCTGTGATGAATACCTGGACCAAACAAATGGGATTCCCCCTCATTTATGTGGAAGCAGAACAG GTAGAAGATGACAGATTACTGAGGTTGTCCCAAAGAAAGTTCTGTGCCAGTGGGCCATATGTTG GAGAAGACTGTCCCCAGTGGATGGTTCCCATCACAATCTCTACTGGTGAAGATCCTCACCAGGCCAAACTGAAAATTCTAATGGACAAGCCAGAGATGAATGTGATTTTGAAAAATGTCAAACCAGACCAATGGGTAAAG TTAAATCTGGGAACAGTTGGGTTTTATCGCACCCAGTACAGCTCGACCATGCTGCAAAGTTTATTACCAGGCATTCGTGACCTTTCTCTGCCTCCTGTGGATCGACTTGGACTACAGAATGATCTCTTCTCCTTG GCTCGAGCTGGAATCATTAGCACTGTAGAGGTTCTAAAAGTCATGGAGGCTTTTGTGAATGAGCCCAATTATACTGTATGGAGCGACCTGAGCTGTAACCTGGGGATTCTCTCAACTCTCTTATCCCACACAGACTTCTATGAGGAAATCCAGGAATTTGTGAAAGATGTGTTTTCACCTATAGGGGAGAGACTTGGCTGGGATCCCAAATCTGGAGAAG GTCATCTAGATGCACTCCTGAGGGGCTTGGTTCTGGGCAAACTAGGAAAAGCAGGACATAAGGCAACATTAGAAGAAGCCCGTCGTCGGTTTAAGGATCACGTGGAAGGGAAACAGATTCTCTCTGCTGATCTGAGGAGTCCT GTCTATCTGACTGTTTTGAAGCATGGTGATAGCACTACCTTAGATATTATGCTAAAG CTTCACAAGCAAGCAGATatgcaggaagagaaaaatcGAATTGAGAGAGTCCTTGGGGCTACTCCTTTGCCTGAACTGATTCAAAAAGTCCTTACCTTTGCACTTTCA GAAGAGGTACGTCCACAGGACACTGTATCAGTAATTGGTGGGGTGGCTGGAGGCAGCAAGCATGGAAGGAAAgctgcttggaaatttataaagGACAACTGGGAGGAGCTTTATAATCGATACCAGGGAGGATTCTTAATATCCAGACTAATAAAG CTATCAGTTGAGGGATTTGCAGTAGATAAAATGGCTGGAGAAGTTAAG GCTTTCTTTGAGAGTCACCCAGCTCCTTCTGCTGAGCGTACCATCCAGCAGTGTTGTGAAAATATTCTGCTGAATGCTGCTTGGCTAAAGCGAGATGCTGAGAGCATCCACCAGTACCTCCTTCAGCGAAAGGCCTCACCACCCACTGTGTGA